A genomic window from Glycine max cultivar Williams 82 chromosome 17, Glycine_max_v4.0, whole genome shotgun sequence includes:
- the LOC100795245 gene encoding L-type lectin-domain containing receptor kinase IX.1 yields MLPLKTCLLLLPIFMILLPIVQPLSFNITNFSNTESASPIEYAGVAKTENGTVVLNPLINGGVGRAICVQPLRLKKSSNEDVTDFSTRFSFSINAPNKTNYADGFAFYVAPLALAYQIPPSSGGLRLGLYDDSKPQNSFVAVEFDPYVNEFDPPVQHVGINNNSIASLDYKKFDIERNIGKMGHALITYNASAKLLSVSWFFDGTSSDANSLSHQIDLGEIIMSDWVAVGFSGSTGTTKEENVIHSWEFSSSLDLSSTDPEVNNENDDDNKITKYKVQVKVVVVVAVVCSIIVVIVVISVTWLIIKKRRSGDGFGLDRAAIPRRFGYKELVAATNGFADDRRLGEGGYGQVYKGFLSDLGRVVAVKRIFSDVEDYEEIFTNEVKIISRLMHRNLVQFMGWCHEQGEVLLVFEYMVNGSLDTHLFGSRRTLAWGVRYKVVLGVARALRYLHEDAVQCVLHRDIKSGNVLLDTDFNAKVSDFGMAKLVDPRLRTQKTKVVGTYGYLAPEYVKEGRASKESDMYGFGVLALEIASGIRTYRDGENNHVPLTIWVWKHYEDGNVLNVADKGLNGDYDVNEMTCLLTVGLWCTLQEHKKRPNAEQVISVLKQEKPLPVLSAI; encoded by the coding sequence ATGTTGCCCTTGAAAacttgtcttcttcttttgccCATCTTTATGATCCTTCTTCCAATAGTTCAACCACTCTCCTTCAACATAACTAACTTTAGCAACACCGAAAGCGCAAGCCCCATTGAATACGCCGGCGTAGCCAAGACTGAGAACGGAACCGTTGTGCTGAACCCACTCATCAATGGCGGAGTTGGACGAGCCATCTGTGTCCAACCACTACGCCTGAAAAAATCTTCTAACGAAGATGTCACAGACTTTTCAACTCGTTTTTCATTCTCTATCAACGCGCCTAATAAAACAAACTACGCTGATGGCTTTGCCTTCTATGTGGCACCACTTGCCTTGGCGTACCAAATTCCACCCAGTTCAGGTGGTTTACGTCTCGGGTTATACGATGACAGCAAACCCCAAAATAGCTTCGTTGCTGTTGAATTTGACCCTTATGTAAACGAGTTCGACCCACCAGTGCAGCATGTAGGGATCAACAATAACTCTATTGCATCCCTTGATTATAAGAAGTTTGATATTGAGAGAAACATAGGGAAGATGGGGCATGCGTTGATAACCTACAATGCTTCTGCCAAACTCCTTTCTGTCTCGTGGTTCTTTGATGGAACTAGTTCTGACGCTAATTCTCTTTCGCACCAGATTGACCTAGGGGAAATTATTATGTCAGACTGGGTCGCTGTAGGGTTTTCGGGATCAACCGGCACGACCAAAGAGGAAAATGTTATCCATTCATGGGAATTCAGTTCCAGTCTTGATTTAAGTTCCACCGATCCAGAGGTAAACAACGAAAATGATGATGACAACAAGATTACCAAATACAAGGTTCAGGTCAAAGTAGTAGTTGTTGTTGCAGTGGTTTGttctattattgttgttatcgTGGTTATTAGTGTTACTTGGTTGATCATCAAGAAGAGAAGAAGCGGTGATGGTTTTGGTTTGGATAGAGCAGCTATTCCAAGAAGGTTTGGTTATAAGGAATTAGTTGCAGCTACCAACGGGTTTGCAGATGATAGAAGGCTCGGAGAAGGAGGCTATGGACAAGTCTACAAAGGGTTTCTGAGTGATTTAGGGCGCGTGGTTGCGGTGAAAAGGATCTTTTCTGATGTTGAAGATTATGAGGAAATATTCACAAACGAGGTGAAGATTATAAGTCGTCTTATGCATAGAAACCTTGTGCAGTTCATGGGGTGGTGCCACGAGCAAGGGGAGGTATTACTGGTTTTTGAATACATGGTTAATGGAAGCCTTGACACTCATTTATTTGGTAGCAGAAGAACTTTGGCATGGGGTGTGAGATACAAGGTGGTGTTAGGTGTGGCGAGAGCACTTCGATATCTTCATGAAGACGCGGTGCAGTGTGTTCTTCATAGAGATATTAAGTCAGGTAATGTTTTGTTGGACACAGATTTCAATGCTAAGGTTAGTGACTTTGGGATGGCGAAATTGGTGGATCCAAGATTGAGGACTCAGAAGACAAAGGTGGTGGGGACATATGGGTACCTGGCTCCTGAATATGTAAAGGAAGGGAGGGCTAGCAAGGAATCTGACATGTACGGTTTTGGAGTTTTGGCTTTGGAAATAGCATCTGGAATAAGGACTTACCGGGATGGGGAGAATAATCATGTGCCTTTGACGATTTGGGTGTGGAAACATTACGAGGATGGAAATGTTTTGAATGTTGCCGATAAGGGATTGAACGGTGATTATGATGTGAATGAAATGACTTGCTTGCTCACTGTGGGATTATGGTGTACCCTACAAGAACACAAGAAAAGGCCAAATGCTGAACAGGTTATTAGTGTTCTTAAGCAAGAAAAACCATTGCCAGTGCTTTCAGCAATATGA